GAGCGTCTCTCTGTGGCGTCTCTCTGTTCTGACACAGGAGCGTCTCTCTGTGGGGGACACAGGAGCGTCTCACTGTGGCGTCTCTCTGTTCTGACACAGGGGCGTCTCTCTGTTCTGACACAGGGGCGTCTCTCTGTGGGGGACACAGGAGCGTCTCTCTGTGGCGTCTCTCTGTTCTGACACAGGGGCGTCTCTCTGTGGGGACACAGGGGCGTCTCACTGGTCTCTCTGTGGGGGACACAGGGGCGTCTCTCTGTGGGGGACACAGGGGCGTCTCTCTGTGGGGGACACAGGGGCGTCTCTCTGTGGGGGACACAGGGGCGTCTCTCTGTGGGGGACACAGGAGCGTCTCTCTGTGGCGTCTCTCTGTTGTGACACAGGAGCGTCTCTCTGTGGGGGACACAGGAGCGTCTCTCTGTGGCGTCTCTCTGTGGGGGACACAGGAGCGTCTCTCTGTGGCGTCTCTCTGTTCTGACACAGGGGCGTCTCACTGTGGGGGACACAGGGGCGTCTCTCTGTGGGGGACACAGGGGCGTCTCTCTGTGGGGGACACAGGGGCGTCTCTCTGTGGGGACGTCCCCCGGATCAGTTGAGAGCCTGTGTTGCACATGGAGCTGCATCAGCAGCAGAAACTGGTGTAAAAAGTCCTCCTGGCCGGCAGACACGTGTCCTGCAGAAGGAGCCGTTACTGTCGTCTCCGCTCACCgctttgaaaacgctgccgacgGTGTTGGACACCAGCGGACTCCTGCTCTCCACCAGCAGGTCGAACATCACCGACAGCAGCTTCTGCTGCACCGACTCGTCTCCGAGGGCCGAGAAGAACGGCTTGGTGACCTGCAGAGACACGACGAGAGACACGTCAGCCACGGAGACAACCTTCCCTTTGTGACTCACTTCTGCTACACAGCGGACAACATACAGAAACATAAGAGCAATTATAAAACGGTGAATTGAAGCATCTTCAGCGGAGCAACCCTTTAACCCTGGATTTTTAAATCCAGTTTAAACTAATTTCAAACCCGGGTTTTCACACAGTTTTTATACCCTGGTTTTAGCCGGGGTTCGGGTTCGGCTGACCTGTTCCAGAGCGATGATCTGGCAGCTGGGGAGGTCGGGGTGGTGCTGGGTTGAGGTCCTCAGGGCTCTGATAAACAGATCCAGACAGTTCTGGTCCTCGGCCAGCAGGGGTGCCGACGCCTCGTTGTACTTCCCCAGGACGAGCTGCATCAGCTGGGCCTCGGCCCGCAGCACGGTGGGGGTGTCGGGGCCGCTCTGCTCCAGGAGCCGGTCCAGAACAGGAAGCAGGGCAGACAGGACggactgaggaggaggaggaggcatcAGTGTTGCTCCTGGTTTCACTCTGAATGTGCAGGTGTGCTCCGGCTCTCACCTGTCCGTTGACGTGTCCCAGCGCTCGCAGCAGGCCGGCGGCGGTGTAGGACGGGCAGCAGGAGGTCTGAAcgctctgcagcagctgctgcatCGACGCCTGCAGCTTCTTCTGCTGCGTCTTCACCTTCACAGACTGACACTCTTCATGGAGCGCGCCCAGAGCCTGCAGGTTACAGAGCGCGCTCAGTGACTGTTCCTCTACGAACACTGCATCCCCTGCAGATTAAACTGATCTCAGATCAGACTTCCGGTGAAACGGACTCACCTGGCTCAGGTACGAGGGGTCGGCGATGATCTCCTCTGAGGTCTTCAGAAGCCTCTCTGTGATTGGCTGGAAGGGAGAAGCATCGGCTCCTGATAGGCTCAGCAGAGCGCCGAGGGCCGCCCTCCGGACCTCCCGAACCGGAGAGCTGAGACAGCACAGCAAGGACGGGACCACTAGGGGGGAGAGACAGAGTCAAGACCTGGTGCAGGTGGAGTCCACATTACATCAGAACCCATctcttcagtctggaccaaagatTTCTTACCGGGTGAGTCGGCGGCGGCCAGCTCCTCCAGCGTGGCGTCCGGCTGGGCGCTCAGCAGGGCCCTGCCCACGTACAGAGCCTGAGTCTGCAGGACGGGGCCGACCTTCACGTCCAGCTGGTCTCCATGGTTACTGCCGTATCCCCACAGCACGCACAGGAACCTGAAGAGCATCGGCGGCTCGCGCAGGTGAACCTGGACGTGACGGTGAGTCTCAACTTtaatctccctccctctcccagcTACAGatagcagctggttagcttagcttagcacaaagactgggaacagggggaaacagctagcctggctcagtCCAAGGGGAACTGAACGCGGTGTTGGAAGTGACCTCTTACCTGGATGAGCAGCTTCATCAGCTCTCTGAAGCCGCCGGCTGCCGGCCCCTCGCCGGCGCCGCCGATGACGACGCTGAAGAGGCGGCAGGTGAGCCCCAGGTAGCAGCAGGTGTTGGTGTCCAGCTTCTCCGGGTTCCACCACACGTCACctggcagagagagaacagcGTGCTGTGTGTCTCCTCGGGTGAACTGTCGCGCCTGCAGGACCAGGTTCTTACCTTTGAAGGAGGCGTCGTGACACCTGAGGGAGGAGATGAAGTCTCTGAGCAGAGACACGACGACGCGGCGCTCTTCTTCCTGTTAGAACACGACAACACGTCAGAGCCAGCTGCTTCAGCGCAGCATTGGTACTTTTCGTATGAAAGGATTTATGAACGGAGGTTCTCCGGACAGACCTGCTCCTCTGGTCTGACCTGGGCGTCGGCGTCCCTGGAGACCTCCAGCAGGAGGGGCTCCAGCATCAGGTAGACCCTCTGAGCGGCGAGCAGGTGCTCGGTGCCGCTCAGCTCGCCGAGGCCGAGCAGCAGAGTCCGGTTCAGCACCAGGAAGGAGGCCCTCCCTCTGAGGCCGGAGCCCCGCTGCAGCTCCACCGCCTGAGCCAGCTTCTCCATCTGAGGCCAAACGCAGGGACAGAGTTACAGTCTGCCGGGAGCCAGACAGGTGAGTTAACAGAGGTAAAAGCCTCAAACACAAACTCACGGCGTCCCGTTTGCAGAAGTGCTCCATGTTGGCCAGATTCTTGGTCAGCGTGGAGACGAGACGCTGGTCGGCCAAACCTGCGAAGTCGGGCTCAGAGCTCCGCTTCATCACCTCGTCCAGCTCTGCGAGGACAGAAGAAGACGCTGAAGCTGAAACATCATCAACGTATCGCCTCTCCACACAGACCGTGTGTTAAAGCAAAGTCTCGCCACTCTGCGGCCATCTGGGTGAGGCGTCAGGTATCTGGGACTAACAGGATCAGGTCTCTCTCTGAATGAGCGGGCAGAGAGCCATGATGCTCTTTCTCTGGTCCCCATAAAACCTGCAGAATCTGCAGGAATATCTTAAACACTTTGATGActaaaataaggtttaaaagtgtttttctctTCTACTGCACGTGCGCGAGCTTTCACAGCCTTCATTTACggctaaataaaaatgtaaatgactgACCTGCAGCCTTAAAGACGTGGGAAAGGGCAGCACGAGTGACGACGTCTATACGTTTGCATGAACCTGACATGATATTTAACGGCGTCCCGATTCCCTGAACGTGAACTCTCTGCCGCTTCACTCGCTCACCTCGAGCCCAGTTCAGGGTGAGCGGGTGTTGGCTGATGATGGAGGATCGGGCGACGCAGGAGGCGAGGCCGAGATGGTTGGACGAGATCACCAGGAGGGGCAGCAGCCTCCAGCCCGCCCTCTGCAACAGCTCGCCGTCCCCCCTTCCCAGCCGGGGGTCGGACAGTAGACGCACCGCCTCCGTCAGCACCGGCAGCCTGGAGGAGACGACACACAGAAGGACAGGAAGCTCAAACTTTTCTTTTCTAGAAGAACTTTAGAGATTTGAGAGTCGCAGCCGAggaggttttgtgtgtgtagttcACTGACCAGCGCTCAGCCACCGACAGATCCACTCTGTGCAGCAGCGACAGTAAACAGGACACGGTGTCCTCGGGGGCCAACACATCGATCAGCACCTGAAACAGCAGGAACAACAGTTAGCGGCTCGCCGTCGTCCCGCCTGGCCTACGGGGGCCGCTGCTGATTTAAAAGGGCTGCATCCAAACCTCCCGCCCAGTAACCCGGCTCACTGACCTCCAGCACTCTGAGAGCGGCGGCTGCGACCTCCGGCACGTCGTCCTGCAGACGCTCCTCGACGGCGTCTTTCAGGAACGCTTCCTCCAAAGTCTGCTGCTGCCGAGAGGAAACACGACCGAGACAACAAGAGGTTAAAAAGTCTGGAATAAAGATGGAAGGTGGTAAAAGGTGTGAAATGAACCGTGTGAATATTAAAGCCCCGTTTTTATTATCATCACTATTCTTTGTCTAACTTCTATTTGAGAGGTCATCTGGTCTCAAGCGTGGACCTTCAGTTCCCATAATGCTTTGGGGGATACTACTCATGTAGTATGATTACTGGAACGCACCCTCAAAAactggatgtcaaataatttcctgcagccatctgctggttccctggTGAACCACATCAAAGTCTCTGGTTCCGACAGTAGTTTAAGTTTCGAGCAGCACTTtataaaatggttttaaaaagtatcattattattatcactggATACTGAAGTAGACCAATCAGCTGCAGTGATCGAACTTTATCTGAACTGTCTGAAAGCAGGAGCTCTCTGTCGCACCTGTCCGGAGGTGATGATGCCCATCAGGTGCTCCACGGCGGAGACTCGGACCGACGGCAGCGGGTGTTTCAGGCTGAGCAGCAGCGACGTGTCCGAGTCGCCCAgaatctgcagagaaacacacaaagacagaacgGGTCTGCGGTTGATACAGAGAGCAGAGGCCGCCGACGCCGGCCGGTCAGAGAGCGGCAGGCTTACCTGGTACTTCCCGCTGCTCATCGACAGAGACAGGAACTGGTGGAAGAGGCGTTTCCGCTCCGAGCTGCCGACGTCGGTCACGTGACCTGCGAGGACGCCGTCCAGAGCTCCACCGTATCTGACGGGGCAGAAACACACGAGTGAAGCTGATGAACAGCGTCACGTTTCAAAATGTACTGTAACTAAAGCGACCAACCAGCCGACATCTTTCTTCATTCGTGACAGAAAACAGTGGAAACCTAAAAACACAAATCCTGACAGCTGAGATCTTTGTGCTTGAAGATTATCAGATTATCATTCTGGCAACAGACTAATTTTATTAATCCACCGTTATATTTAGTTACCGCCATATTTGACGTTTACTGTGCTGCTCCATCTCTTCAAAAACCAAATCTGAGCGACAGAAAAGTTTGTTTGTCTCACAGGTTTATTAACGAGGGCAGGAAATCGTTATCGGACTTGAATTAATTAACCCTAAGTCATTTATTAAAGTTTCCACACCTTCAgtttggttttaaataaataaataatataataaacacCTGGCTTTAATTATGTTAGCCTGGTAAAACTGTgaataatcaataattaaaatgtgtttccatgcaccaatAAGCCCTCGGTGATCAATAATCTGACAACAGTTAAAAATATATCTGAAACACAcagttgattaattaattagttgatCGTCTAAATGAGAACCAGACCGAACAGCTAGTGAGAAAATATATCTGCATCATGACGAAGAGAATCGTTTCAGTAAGAAACAGTAAATGAAAAAGGTGCAGGTGTTTGCTGGACCCACCTGGACTCGAACAGTCGGACCAGAGGCAGCAGGCGCCGGTCGAGGGCCGACGCGTGTTCAGCAGAGAGCTCGGTCTGACACAGGTACTGGTCCAACAGCAAACTGCGAGAGGAACACGGCAAGACTCAGTCTACGGGTCACAAGGGGGGCGCTGCTGGTCCACAACGGCCAGGAGGAGAACTTACCGAGCCACGGTTTGGTCCAGGCCTTTGGTCAGAGGAACGGACCGCAGGATGGACTCCAACACGCCGACCTCGGCCGCCTCGGCCTCACCTGTGACGGAGAACAACAGGTAAACACAAACAGTAGTAATGAAAATGATTCCACCTTATTTCCTGTTGCAGAACATCAGCAGAGGCCTCACACGGTTCTCACCTGAGCTGCAGGTGAACACGGCGTGGATCAGGTGGGGCAGCAGGTAGCGCAGCAGAGGGCTGACGTCATGAGACGCCGCCATGACCTGCAGCGTGGAAACCAACGCGGGCATGGAGCTCAGGCGGCTGAAGGCtctgcaggagagaggaggagttaAACTGAACGCTCGACGGTGCCATCGAACCCCGTCCCCGTGTGGGAGGGGTCACACCTGCAGGGGGCGTGTCTGAGTGGTCCTACCTGGGCCCAGCGGCGCCCTCCTTCTGGTTCTGCAGCAGCACGATCAGGCAGCCCAGACCCTCCTTGGCCAGCGTGGGCTCTTTGAGCAGAGACTTGCTGATGTGCACGGCGAGCGTGTCCACCAGACTCGCCTCCATCACCACCTTCACCGCCAGCTGGCACACGATCATGTAGGTGGCGGCTTTGTAGTCCGTCAGCGTCGACTTCAGGCCCTGCGGGGACGACGTTTGAAATACGACACCTGAGCTTCTGCGCATTTTCTTCACTGAGCAAAAGATCAGAATGAATCCAGCTCAGGTCCGCAGCTAACGATTACTTTCTTTACCGATTAGTCAGCAGATTTATCGAGGCCAATCGACCGCTCTGACCAACAGTTTAAAACGAAGTTCAATTTAATCCGTGAAAGACTAAACGAGCAAATAATCCAGAGACAGGAATTATTTTCCTGACTCATAACAGTAGCTGACGTAATGTTTCCTTATCGATCGTGTCTGCAGCTctaaaactgacaaaatgacCATTTAAACCAGGAACTATCTGctcaaagaataaaaacaagataatgAATCTGACCCGACGTTTAAAACCAACTCAGCTACAGAAATATTGAGAAAAACACAGTcctgcagctttgacctctgacctcctgtcAGACAGAGAACGAAGAAGACTGGAAGACTCGCAGACTGTGAACGTGAACGTTACCCTCTGAACATATGGCAGCAGCTTGGAGATGACGGTGTCAGACACTTTGTCCACGGCGTCCAGAGCGGGGACGATGGTCGAGGCGTAGAAGGAGAAGATGACTCTGAGCTGGGAGCAGCTTCCAGAGTGTCCCGAGTACGCCTGCAAACGAGAAGGTACAGATGTGAGAAAGCAGGTGAAGAGCTGCAGCGTTCGCTTCCGGCCGTACGCGTCAGTCAGAATGCAAATACATCAGGACCTGGCGCTCTTACCTGGATGGACTTGGTGACCAGGGTGCAGATGAAGTCCATGAAGCTCAGGTCTGTGTAGCAGTGAGTGATCAGGGTTCCTCTGGACAACGGCACGCCTGGTTTCTgaacagacagcagcacagcgTTCACATGCAGCGCACACACTTGTATATCTGAACGTGAACAGCGTGCGGCAGCAGAGTCGGACCTGCAGGCAGTGCAGCCAGTTCCAGCGGCTGGTGGCGTCCTTGATCCTGAGCAGCTGCAGGACTCTGACGAACACGTTGGTGTCGTGATACGGCAGCGCGCACGCCAGCAGGCTGTCGCAGTTGTACAGCTGGATGTGGAAGCTGCAACAAAACACGGGACTCTGAACACACATGTTCGATCTGACAACACGGCCGACTCTGAGAAATACAAAACGCGCCGTCGTTACCGGTGAACCAGCCACTCGATGCACTTGTGAGCCGGTTTGAGGAGGAAGTACGGGCAGAGGCGGGTGAGGAAGAGCGAGATGCCGGCGTCCAGCTTCTCGTTGACCTCTTTGGACTGGACGCTCCGCTCCAGGGTCAGCGAGGCCCGGCTGAACAGGGTGTCCTGGAACTCCTGGAAGGCGGGTTCGATTCCCAGCAGCTCCTCAAACCCtgtgcagcctggaggaggagagaggacggTGTTATCGAGGCTAGCCAGAAAACAGGTTGTGCAGCCACACCAACACCCTGTGCAGGACTCACCGAGGGCGTAGAAGGTGCTTCTGTCCATGGCGGCGGCATCTTTGGGGTCGAAGAGGAGCGAGGCGACCTCCCTGCGTGTCAGCAGGTTGGGGTCGTTCTGAGGCAGCGCGAGCCTCTTCAGCTGGTGGGCCAA
The sequence above is a segment of the Micropterus dolomieu isolate WLL.071019.BEF.003 ecotype Adirondacks unplaced genomic scaffold, ASM2129224v1 contig_9687, whole genome shotgun sequence genome. Coding sequences within it:
- the heatr1 gene encoding HEAT repeat-containing protein 1, with the translated sequence MTSLAHQLKRLALPQNDPNLLTRREVASLLFDPKDAAAMDRSTFYALGCTGFEELLGIEPAFQEFQDTLFSRASLTLERSVQSKEVNEKLDAGISLFLTRLCPYFLLKPAHKCIEWLVHRFHIQLYNCDSLLACALPYHDTNVFVRVLQLLRIKDATSRWNWLHCLQKPGVPLSRGTLITHCYTDLSFMDFICTLVTKSIQAYSGHSGSCSQLRVIFSFYASTIVPALDAVDKVSDTVISKLLPYVQRGLKSTLTDYKAATYMIVCQLAVKVVMEASLVDTLAVHISKSLLKEPTLAKEGLGCLIVLLQNQKEGAAGPRAFSRLSSMPALVSTLQVMAASHDVSPLLRYLLPHLIHAVFTCSSGEAEAAEVGVLESILRSVPLTKGLDQTVARLLLDQYLCQTELSAEHASALDRRLLPLVRLFESRYGGALDGVLAGHVTDVGSSERKRLFHQFLSLSMSSGKYQILGDSDTSLLLSLKHPLPSVRVSAVEHLMGIITSGQQQTLEEAFLKDAVEERLQDDVPEVAAAALRVLEVLIDVLAPEDTVSCLLSLLHRVDLSVAERWLPVLTEAVRLLSDPRLGRGDGELLQRAGWRLLPLLVISSNHLGLASCVARSSIISQHPLTLNWARELDEVMKRSSEPDFAGLADQRLVSTLTKNLANMEHFCKRDAMEKLAQAVELQRGSGLRGRASFLVLNRTLLLGLGELSGTEHLLAAQRVYLMLEPLLLEVSRDADAQVRPEEQEEERRVVVSLLRDFISSLRCHDASFKGDVWWNPEKLDTNTCCYLGLTCRLFSVVIGGAGEGPAAGGFRELMKLLIQVHLREPPMLFRFLCVLWGYGSNHGDQLDVKVGPVLQTQALYVGRALLSAQPDATLEELAAADSPVVPSLLCCLSSPVREVRRAALGALLSLSGADASPFQPITERLLKTSEEIIADPSYLSQALGALHEECQSVKVKTQQKKLQASMQQLLQSVQTSCCPSYTAAGLLRALGHVNGQSVLSALLPVLDRLLEQSGPDTPTVLRAEAQLMQLVLGKYNEASAPLLAEDQNCLDLFIRALRTSTQHHPDLPSCQIIALEQVTKPFFSALGDESVQQKLLSVMFDLLVESRSPLVSNTVGSVFKAVSGDDSNGSFCRTRVCRPGGLFTPVSAADAAPCRDAPVSPTVRRPCVRTERRHRETLLCPPQRDATERRSCVPHRETLLCHNRETPQRDAPVSPTERRPCVPHRETPLCPPQRDAPVSPTERRPCVPHRETSETPLCPHRETPLCQNRETPQRDAPVSPTERRPC